From a region of the Polyangium spumosum genome:
- a CDS encoding S41 family peptidase: MGRRLATRGSYVAAAAAIFALAAQRPAEAPKPALRGVALWSLHTLDVADEEALGAECGAPSGGGIVLPTGAPAALSCEAARTIVTQVRTNLAAPVSDIEAASFADGVVDWLDPHGLWSIAPDTPVAPALRREGERLLRELEAAPNAGPCAAADVVGASLAAWMTTLRAAFDEGLREGRPEGRAPTRSPAEVWRTVSVSPFEEGPVTRSGRDLARELGREIGAARVAYGPALDPYVEAASERLFPDLTAEAWGRVVIAAAVRAYVPQLDAHGAWAPLEEEISIYDLDLETAPPLRLWSEMTRTALGVRIDRGALAPLVDGDVVLAVRGVPLAGMSVEQAEQSALVVDAPHGPPAPVTILRPHAARPVEFAILPGPAKEGPAPPAEPPALPFDVVRYADGRVAIVTIPDVPDDLGDRIGAALARVREARDIRGVVLDLRANGGGSTDGAIAALGHFLPGAALFPMRRRDGGVEVERAPEVPAEESYSGPLAALVDGDSASAAEMIAGAIASYRRGVVIGDRTYGKGCAQEYLDDEAHAGVLRLTTLLYSLPDGAPVQKVGISPQITLSLPAATEREARLARALEPWRGPDVRDPALVREAPWALHGGRVGPCRDETVCRALRALGASVAAAR, translated from the coding sequence GTGGGCAGGCGTCTCGCAACAAGAGGCTCGTACGTCGCAGCGGCCGCCGCCATCTTCGCGCTCGCCGCGCAGCGGCCGGCCGAGGCCCCGAAGCCCGCCCTCCGCGGCGTCGCGCTCTGGTCGCTCCACACGCTCGACGTCGCGGACGAAGAGGCCCTCGGCGCCGAGTGCGGCGCGCCCTCGGGCGGCGGAATCGTCCTGCCCACGGGCGCGCCCGCGGCCCTCTCCTGCGAGGCCGCGCGCACCATCGTCACGCAGGTCCGAACGAACCTCGCCGCCCCCGTGAGCGACATCGAGGCCGCAAGTTTTGCCGACGGGGTCGTCGACTGGCTCGACCCCCACGGCCTCTGGTCCATCGCGCCCGACACGCCCGTCGCGCCCGCCCTGCGTCGCGAGGGCGAGCGGCTCCTGCGCGAGCTCGAAGCCGCGCCAAACGCAGGCCCCTGCGCCGCGGCGGACGTCGTGGGAGCCTCACTCGCCGCGTGGATGACGACGCTCCGCGCCGCCTTCGACGAGGGCCTCCGCGAGGGCCGCCCCGAAGGTCGCGCCCCGACGCGCTCGCCGGCCGAGGTCTGGCGTACGGTGAGCGTGTCGCCCTTCGAGGAGGGGCCGGTCACGCGGAGCGGCCGTGACCTCGCGCGAGAGCTCGGGCGCGAGATCGGCGCTGCGCGGGTTGCCTACGGCCCGGCGCTCGACCCGTACGTCGAAGCGGCGAGCGAGCGGCTCTTCCCCGACCTCACGGCCGAGGCCTGGGGCCGGGTCGTCATCGCGGCCGCGGTGCGCGCGTACGTGCCGCAGCTCGACGCGCACGGCGCCTGGGCCCCGCTCGAGGAGGAGATCTCGATCTACGACCTCGACCTCGAGACGGCGCCTCCTCTGCGCCTCTGGTCGGAGATGACGCGGACGGCGCTCGGCGTCCGGATCGACCGGGGCGCGCTCGCGCCGCTCGTCGACGGCGACGTCGTGCTCGCGGTGCGCGGCGTGCCGCTCGCGGGCATGAGCGTCGAGCAGGCCGAGCAGAGCGCCCTCGTCGTTGATGCGCCACACGGGCCGCCGGCGCCCGTGACGATCCTGAGGCCCCACGCCGCGCGGCCGGTGGAGTTCGCGATCCTGCCCGGCCCCGCGAAAGAGGGCCCCGCGCCGCCGGCCGAGCCTCCGGCGTTGCCCTTCGACGTGGTCCGGTATGCGGACGGGCGCGTCGCGATCGTCACCATCCCCGACGTCCCCGACGATCTCGGCGATCGGATCGGGGCGGCGCTCGCGCGGGTCCGCGAGGCGCGCGACATCCGCGGCGTGGTGCTCGACCTGCGGGCGAACGGCGGGGGCTCGACGGACGGCGCCATCGCGGCGCTTGGCCATTTCCTCCCCGGCGCGGCGCTGTTCCCGATGCGCCGGCGTGACGGCGGCGTCGAGGTCGAGCGCGCGCCGGAGGTGCCTGCCGAGGAGTCGTATTCGGGGCCGCTCGCGGCGCTCGTGGACGGCGACTCGGCGAGCGCCGCGGAGATGATCGCGGGGGCGATCGCCAGTTATCGTCGCGGCGTGGTGATTGGAGACCGGACGTATGGCAAAGGGTGCGCGCAGGAGTACCTCGATGACGAGGCGCACGCGGGCGTCCTTCGGTTGACGACGTTGCTCTATTCTTTGCCGGACGGGGCGCCGGTGCAGAAGGTCGGCATATCGCCGCAGATCACGCTCTCGCTCCCGGCGGCGACGGAGCGTGAGGCGCGGCTCGCGCGGGCGCTCGAGCCCTGGCGTGGCCCCGACGTGCGGGATCCTGCGCTCGTGCGTGAGGCGCCGTGGGCCTTGCACGGCGGCCGCGTCGGGCCTTGCCGGGACGAGACCGTCTGCCGCGCGCTCCGGGCGCTCGGCGCCTCCGTCGCCGCGGCGCGCTGA
- a CDS encoding sigma-70 family RNA polymerase sigma factor gives MAESRSPTVFAHAPRHREQDKREPLTPELERDLADRFRCGDRDAGRRIVEACLPFVMTIALEYRRWGIPIEDLVQEGNIGLLKAAERFDPSRGCRLVTYAAYWIRAEIREHVARGYRIVRLGSSKSERRVLRIYRRTHERDPDVLAAQSGLPRERVVALLPLLMARDVSLDKKNPEGDAPLDRLASPLPSPEDQACEDEAQRQVATALRQIVTELSPREQKIANARWLSEDPATLEQLGADFGVSKERVRQIEERAKKRVRARLTELLH, from the coding sequence ATGGCCGAGAGCCGAAGTCCCACCGTCTTCGCCCACGCTCCGCGCCACCGCGAGCAGGACAAGCGCGAGCCGTTGACGCCCGAGCTCGAGCGCGACCTCGCCGACCGCTTCCGATGTGGTGATCGCGACGCCGGCCGCCGCATCGTGGAGGCGTGCCTGCCCTTCGTGATGACCATCGCCCTCGAGTACCGGCGCTGGGGCATCCCGATCGAGGACCTCGTCCAGGAGGGCAACATCGGGCTGCTGAAGGCGGCCGAGCGCTTCGATCCGTCGCGCGGCTGCCGGCTCGTGACGTATGCCGCGTACTGGATCCGCGCCGAGATCCGCGAGCACGTGGCGCGGGGCTACCGGATCGTGCGCCTCGGCTCGTCGAAGAGCGAGCGGCGCGTGCTGCGCATCTACCGGCGCACGCACGAGCGGGATCCGGACGTGCTCGCCGCGCAGAGCGGCCTGCCTCGGGAGCGCGTGGTGGCGCTCCTGCCGCTGCTCATGGCGCGCGACGTGAGCCTCGACAAGAAGAACCCCGAGGGCGACGCCCCGCTCGACCGCCTGGCCTCGCCGCTGCCCTCGCCGGAGGATCAGGCCTGCGAGGACGAGGCGCAGCGGCAGGTCGCCACGGCGCTGCGGCAGATCGTGACCGAGCTGTCGCCGCGCGAGCAGAAGATCGCGAACGCCCGCTGGCTGAGCGAGGATCCCGCGACGCTCGAGCAGCTCGGCGCCGACTTCGGCGTCAGCAAGGAGCGCGTGCGGCAGATCGAGGAGCGCGCGAAGAAGCGCGTCCGCGCGCGCCTCACCGAGCTCCTCCACTAG
- a CDS encoding MBL fold metallo-hydrolase, with amino-acid sequence MRLKMWGVRGSIPTPGPDTVEFGGNTSCYEVRAGETLIILDGGTGLRLLGQSLLREMPIEAWMFFSHVHWDHIQGFPFFTPAFVRKNTIHLFGGLNVSRTLEETLAGQMDYPSFPVHLSEMGANMTFRDLYEGEVVTIGKKQDVRVSNARGNHPNGVYAYRVDHEGKSLVYVTDSEHYAIVDPKLRKLAQGADVLIFDAMYTPEEYAGEVGGGPKTGWGHATFAAGCELANAAGVKQLILHHHDPSQTDAMVREKERRARELFPNTIAAKEGLVLEI; translated from the coding sequence ATGCGACTCAAGATGTGGGGTGTCCGCGGAAGCATCCCCACGCCCGGACCCGACACGGTCGAGTTCGGCGGCAACACGAGCTGCTACGAAGTGCGGGCCGGCGAGACGTTGATCATCCTGGACGGGGGCACGGGTCTGCGCCTCCTCGGGCAGAGCCTCCTCCGGGAGATGCCGATCGAGGCGTGGATGTTCTTCAGCCACGTCCACTGGGATCACATCCAGGGCTTCCCGTTTTTCACGCCGGCCTTCGTCCGCAAGAACACGATCCACCTCTTCGGCGGCCTCAACGTCTCGCGCACGCTCGAGGAGACGCTCGCGGGCCAGATGGATTATCCGAGCTTCCCCGTCCACCTCTCGGAGATGGGCGCGAACATGACCTTCCGCGACCTCTACGAGGGCGAGGTCGTGACGATCGGGAAGAAACAAGACGTGCGCGTCTCGAACGCGCGCGGCAACCACCCGAACGGCGTCTACGCGTACCGCGTCGATCACGAGGGCAAGTCGCTCGTGTACGTGACGGACTCCGAGCACTACGCGATCGTGGACCCGAAGCTGCGCAAGCTCGCCCAGGGCGCGGACGTCCTGATCTTCGACGCGATGTACACGCCCGAGGAGTACGCGGGCGAGGTCGGCGGCGGCCCGAAGACGGGCTGGGGTCACGCCACGTTCGCCGCAGGCTGCGAGCTCGCGAATGCCGCGGGCGTCAAGCAGCTCATCCTGCACCACCACGATCCAAGCCAGACCGACGCGATGGTCCGCGAGAAGGAGCGCCGCGCGCGGGAGCTCTTCCCGAACACGATCGCGGCGAAGGAAGGGTTGGTCCTGGAGATCTGA
- a CDS encoding YdcF family protein has protein sequence MPERADAIVVLGCRVLFSGRLTTAAARRAAKAAEAYHAGVAPHIVTSGGRRWGAQIEAEALRRELVRAGVPEDAVTSELWSLTTHENAAFSAEILRRRGARRACVVTCAWHVERAIQDFRAVGVDAWPLPSEGVRAGLLRRVYRRGHEVVCTWLDRRALRRAHVLVRAVPAPVPRVSGARGAEENAR, from the coding sequence ATGCCGGAGCGCGCAGATGCCATCGTGGTCCTCGGTTGCCGCGTGCTTTTTTCGGGTCGGCTCACGACCGCCGCGGCGCGCCGCGCCGCCAAGGCCGCCGAGGCCTATCACGCGGGTGTCGCGCCCCACATCGTGACCAGCGGCGGGCGGCGCTGGGGGGCGCAGATCGAAGCGGAAGCCTTGCGCCGCGAGCTCGTCCGTGCAGGGGTGCCCGAGGACGCCGTCACGAGCGAGCTCTGGTCGCTGACGACACACGAAAACGCGGCGTTCTCGGCGGAGATCCTGCGCAGGCGAGGGGCGCGGCGGGCTTGCGTGGTGACGTGCGCGTGGCACGTCGAGCGCGCGATCCAGGACTTCCGCGCCGTCGGCGTCGACGCGTGGCCGCTGCCGTCCGAGGGCGTGCGCGCCGGTCTTCTTCGACGCGTGTATCGACGTGGCCACGAGGTCGTGTGCACGTGGCTCGACAGGCGCGCCCTGCGCCGCGCGCACGTGCTCGTCCGCGCCGTGCCCGCGCCCGTCCCCCGTGTGTCCGGCGCGCGAGGCGCCGAGGAGAACGCGCGATGA